A window of Fragaria vesca subsp. vesca linkage group LG7, FraVesHawaii_1.0, whole genome shotgun sequence contains these coding sequences:
- the LOC101303274 gene encoding E3 ubiquitin protein ligase RIN2-like, which translates to MLPMGLRYIAISVVCTALSFAGLQFWTETSLVKLKSDGLLAENLIPAANVGHVVDLLLGSYATVALLANFVLNAFILLVLSLKTIFFGELYPSETRKLFERLLNYIVYKGTFLPLVIPPTIYHTGLWSVWLIVLCSLKMFQALARDRLERLNASPSATPLTYFRVYSVLLFVFTVDIFWIRLCLMIYNTLGVSMFLLLLFEPFSIGFETLQAILVHGFQLLDIWLHHSAWNDANCERSKLFDTSATGLLLEWKGSLTRNLGFVLDMATLLMALGHYVHIWWLHGMAFHFVDAILFLNIRALLSAIIKRIKGFMKLRKALGALHAALPDATSDELRAYDDECAICREPMAKAKRLHCSHLFHLPCLRSWLDQGLNEVYSCPTCRKPLFVGRTENEAHPRNEETSNDEQLARQISSGLDRQNSSGHTLPTGVFPNQTQNPAEGPWRTAGLDPNWLNTWPSQGVDGAGPSTAIGSVGLGRVQMMMRHLASVGETYAQTALEDGAWSIWPMNPSQATATGQPIPPAGDGRYPVGTRNLHMRSPSRTVNDNIANILAMAETVREVLPHMPDDIIFQDLQRTNSVTVTVNNLLQM; encoded by the exons ATGTTACCGATGGGGTTGCGGTATATAGCCATATCTGTGGTGTGTACAGCGTTGAGCTTTGCTGGTCTACAGTTTTGGACCGAGACGTCGCTGGTTAAACTAAAATCGGATGGACTCCTTGCGGAGAATTTGATTCCAGCGGCCAATGTTGGCCATGTTGTTGATCTGCTTTTGGGATCCTATGCTACTGTTGCGCTGCTGGCAAATTTTGTACTCAATGCGTTTATTCTACTTGTTCTATCTCTCAAG ACTATATTCTTCGGCGAGTTGTATCCTTCTGAAACTCGAAAACTGTTCGAACGCCTTCTCAATTATATAGTTTACAAG GGTACATTTCTACCTCTGGTTATTCCTCCAACGATATATCATACAGGCTTGTGGTCAGTCTGGTTGATTGTACTTTGTTCTTTAAAG ATGTTTCAAGCTTTGGCTAGAGACCGGCTTGAACGCTTGAACGCATCTCCCTCAGCTACACCATTGACATACTTTCGTGTGTATTCAGTGTTGTTGTTTGTGTTCACCGTAGACATTTTCTG GATAAGGCTGTGTCTGATGATATACAACACACTGGGTGTATCTATGTTTCTGTTGTTGTTATTTGAGCCTTTCAGTATTGGATTTGAGACACTGCAG GCTATTTTGGTCCATGGATTTCAATTACTTGATATATGGCTCCACCATTCAGCATGGAACGATGCAAATTGTGAAAGATCAAAATTATTTGATACATCAGCAACTG GTTTGTTGTTGGAATGGAAAGGGAGTCTTACTCGGAATTTGGGTTTTGTCCTGGACATGGCAACTTTGTTAATGGCTCTTGGTCACTACGTGCATATTTGGTGGCTCCATGGCATGGCATTCCATTTTGTGGATGCGATCCTTTTTCTAAACATACGT GCCTTGCTAAGTGCAATTATAAAACGCATAAAAGGGTTCATGAAACTGAGAAAAGCATTGGGTGCTCTCCATGCAGCCCTTCCAGATGCAACATCTGACGAGCTACGAGCTTATGATGATGAATGTGCGATCTGCAGG GAACCTATGGCCAAGGCTAAAAGACTACACTGCAGTCACCTATTTCATCTTCCATGCTTGAGATCTTG GTTGGATCAGGGTTTAAATGAGGTATATTCTTGTCCGACTTGTCGCAAGCCACTGTTTGTAGGCAGAACTGAAAATGAAGCACATCCCCGCAATGAAGAAACTTCGAATGATGAGCAGCTTGCTCGTCAAATAAGTTCAGGACTTGATAGACAAAATAGTTCTGGACATACACTCCCTACAGGTGTTTTCCCCAATCAAACTCAAAACCCTGCAGAAGGTCCTTGGAG GACTGCAGGACTCGATCCAAATTGGTTGAACACCTGGCCAAGCCAAGGAGTTGATGGGGCAGGTCCTTCTACTGCTATAGGATCTGTCGGACTGGGGAGAGTACAGATGATGATGAGGCATCTTGCCTCTGTTGGAGAAACCTATGCCCAGACAGCACTTGAAGATGGTGCATGGAGTATCTGGCCTATGAATCCATCTCAAGCCACCGCAACTGGTCAACCCATTCCTCCTGCTGGCGATGGAAGATACCCAGTAGGAACACGCAATTTACATATGAGGTCACCTTCACGCACTGTGAATGACAACATAGCAAACATACTTGCTATGGCCGAGACAGTACGGGAAGTTTTGCCTCATATGCCCGATGACATAATTTTCCAG GATTTGCAGCGGACAAATTCTGTTACAGTTACTGTGAATAATCTTCTCCAAATGTGA
- the LOC101305514 gene encoding uncharacterized protein LOC101305514, giving the protein MGIIKSSFSFILGGFTGVYLAQNYAVPNIKKLADTAVFMAKQIEEKYRKPKKKDED; this is encoded by the coding sequence ATGGGGATCATAAAGAGCTCGTTCTCCTTCATACTGGGCGGGTTCACCGGAGTCTACCTAGCCCAAAACTACGCCGTTCCGAACATCAAGAAGCTCGCCGACACTGCCGTATTCATGGCCAAGCAAATCGAGGAGAAGTACCGCAAACCCAAGAAGAAAGACGAGGACTAG
- the LOC101310656 gene encoding uncharacterized protein LOC101310656 gives MHANSEARYIGLGRSNKGFSAVFPHPDKGQFLVVEKLRLGMDSSTKGSVLVEQDDDLAAEQKGNDGGTVFSSPTTTKGMKDYSRTSTTTKADVVPDVKPHVRASMSVPQQNKNRDKNINHGDKTSSNPGIYSDYSRPRTRPPSHN, from the exons ATGCATGCAAATTCTGAGGCTCGCTATATTGGACTTGGCCGCAGCAATAAGGGTTTTAGCGCAGTGTTCCCTCATCCAGACAAG GGTCAGTTTCTAGTTGTGGAGAAGTTGAGGCTTGGAATGGATTCGAGTACTAAAGGGTCAGTACTAGTTGAGCAGGATGATGATCTAGCTGCTGAGCAGAAGGGTAATGATGGTGGAACAGTTTTCAGTAGTCCTACTACTACTAAAGGTATGAAGGATTACTCAAGAACTAGTACTACTACAAAAGCAGATGTTGTTCCAGATGTTAAGCCTCATGTTAGAGCTTCTATGTCTGTACCGCAACAGAATAAAAATCGCGACAAGAACATCAACCATGGTGACAAAACTAGTAGTAATCCTGGGATTTACTCCGACTATTCAAGACCAAGAACGCGTCCTCCCTCCCACAACTGA